The window TCAGGATATATCCTGAACGTCGCCTCATCTGCCGCGTTTCAGCCGGGGCCCCTGCTTTCCTCCTACTACGCTTCGAAAGCGTACGTTCTGCGTTTAACAGAGGCAATCAGCGAAGAACTCCGCCGCAGCGGGAGCGCGGTGCAGATCTGTGCGCTCTGCCCCGGGCCGGTTCACACGGAATTCGACGCGGTGGCCGATGTGAGATTCAGCGTAAAAGGATTGGAAAGCCGGTATGTAGCAGAATATGCAATTCGAAAAATGTTCGAGAAAAAGCTGGTGATTGTGCCGGGCACACTGATGAAACTCACCCGCTTTTTCGGCAAATTTCTTACGGAAAAGCAGATGCTCCGCATCTCCTACCATATGCAAAAAAGAAAAAGCGGCGAACAATAAGAAACGAGCCCCGGAATATTTCCGGGGCTTTTTCAATGCAATCAGCGGATGTCGAGGAATTTTTTAAGCGCATACGCAATGCCGTCCTCATCATTGGGACGGGTTACATAATCGGCAATCTGCTTTACCGATTCGTGGCCATTCGCCATGGCAACGCCGCAGCCCGCAAATTCAAGCATCTGCAAATCGTTCCTCTCGTCTCCGAATGCCATTACCTCGCCGGCAGAAATGCCGAGCAGTTCGCACAGGTGGCTGAGCGCGTCGCCTTTGCTGGTGGAAACGCTGTTAATCTCTATATTGTTATTAAAAGAAGACGTAATGGAAAATTCCTTCATCTCCCCCAGTCTTTTTACCAGCTCATCATGCACGTCCGGTTCCATGAACGGAATATTAATTTTTTCAAGGCACATGTGGTTGCTTTTTAAATATTGCGGAAGATTCTCTACAAATATCTGATATTTCAAAATCAAATCCATCAAAATCTTCGGATAGTCGCGAAATGTTGGCAGCAGTCCGGAATGTTCTTTATCCACATAAGAATTCCCTTGACTGTAGGCTTCCACCAGCACATGATACGGCATCAAAAAATCAATGATCTGGTTGGTTTGATCTTCCGTCATCTGGTTGGAATAAAGAATACGATCTTCTTCCAAATCCACAACCGAGGCGCCGTTTGATGTAATCGCGTATCGGATGGAACCAACATCAAGCATTGGCTGCGGAATCATTTGTCTCATCCGGCCTGTCGACGGCACAATCCAGATTCCCTTCGCAGCGGCGGCTCTCAACGTTTTAACAGTTTTCGGAGACATCGTCTTATCCGACTTCAAGGCTGTTCCGTCCATATCGAGTGCAATCAGTTTGATATTCAAGATTGATTTCCTCCTCAGATATTCTATATGTGTTTGTTTATATTATAACATGCTTCGGGCGCTAGGAAACCATTGTGCGGCTTTATTCTTAGAAAATTCAATATTTGTTTTAAGTCACAAATATTGAAGAATTTTCTTAATGAAATCTTTATATATTTAGCCTTTAAATTTCGAGTATATGTGTGTTATAATGTACTTGTATACCGTAATTTTTTAATAAATTTATTAAACTCGGGAAGTGATTTATAATTAGAGACAAGCGTACGGGTTTGGTTCACGCACCTGCAATTTCTTCCGCGTGCGTTTTAAAGGACGCTTTAAAAAGCATGCTTGTGCTGAGTGCTGCCACCTATGTTTCTTTTCTGATTGTAAAGTTATCCGGCAGTTACGATCATCTGGCAGTCATTTATGTTCTGGCCGTTGTGCTGGTCTCAAGAGTCACAGCCGGTTATCTGTGGGGAATTTTGGCGGCAATTGCCGGCGTCATCGGTACTAATTACTATTTTACCTTTCCATACCACGCGTTCAACTTTACCATTTCCGGTTATCCCATTACATTCATCAGCATGCTTGTGGTTTCTATTGTCACGAGCGCGCTGACCGCACAGACAAAAGAGCAGGCGCACCTTTCTGCGCAGCGCGAAAAACGGACCGAAAATCTTTATGAATTCAGCAAAAAACTCGTTTCGGCAAACGGTTCGGATCAGATTGTAAACCTCACGCTGGAATATCTTTACAGATTTACCCATGAAAGCGTGATCTTCTATATAGTGGATCCGTTGACCGCGCAGGGAATCATCAAAAGCACCTGCGTCCGCCACCAAAATCTGCTGATTTCTGAAGAAGAGAAATTCGCTGCACATCGGGCTTTTACGGACAACATAAAAACCGGAACGGAAAACTGCCTGTATCTGCCGCTTGCCTCGCAGGAAAAAGTTCTCGGGGTAGCCGGCCTGGTTCATGAAAACAGCGAAGCACCCGAAACCGGCATCCTTACCCTTTTTAATCTTTTGCTTTCGCAGACCGCACTGGCGTTGGAGCGTCAGCGATTGACCGATAAGCAGCAGCGTCTTATGATGGAAGCGGAAAAAGAAGCCATGCGCACCAATCTTTTACGGGCGGTATCACATGATTTAAGAACACCGCTGACCAGTATTCTCGGCGCAAGCGCGGCTATCGCCGAGAACAAGGACCAGATTGATCCGGTCACTCACGACAAGCTGATTGCCGACATCCACGAAGAAGCCGAGTGGCTGATTCGGATTGTTGAAAATTTGCTGACAGTTACGCGCATCAGCCGGGGCCCGGCCGCACTTAAAAAAATTCCGGAGGCCGCGGAGGAAGTTGTGGCTGAGTCTTTAAGCCGAACCAGGCGCCGTTTTCCTAAAGCGGAAATTCATGTTTCCGTGCCTTCCGAATTTCTGATGGTTCCCATGGATGCTACTCTGATTGAACAGGTAATTATCAACCTTCTTGAAAATGCCATCCGGCACGCGGGAAAAGATGTGCCTATCAAACTGGATGTGTTTGTTCAAGGGAACCGGGCCGTCTTTCGCGTAAGCGATAAGGGAAGAGGGATTCCGGAAAATGAACTTGCCGGTCTGTTCACAGGGATTTCCACCTCTAAAGACAAAAGCAGTGATTCTTCAAGAGGAAACGGCATTGGTCTGGGAATTTGCATGTCCATTGTGAAGGCGCATGGAGGCGAGATGAACGCGGTCAATCTGAAGGACGGCGGTGCGGCTTTTACTTTTATGCTGCCATTAGAGGGAGCTGAATTAAATGACTAATAAAGCTTCTGTTCTGATTGTGGAAGACGAGGCTGCGATCAGCAATTTTATCGCTACCATTCTAACAGCGAACGATTACCGGATACTCAAGACAGAAACCGGTGCTTCCGCAATCTCCATGATCTCCTCCCACTGCCCCGACGTAATCCTTCTGGACTTGGGGCTGCCGGACATGGACGGTCTTGCGGTCTTGAAAGTTGTTCGGAGCTGGTCCTGTATTCCCATCATCGTCGTTTCCGCACGCGGAAATGAAAAGGAAAAAGTCGAAGCGCTCGATTTAGGCGCAGACGACTACATTACAAAACCTTTCGGCACATCCGAGCTGTTGGCGCGCATCCGCACCGCGATCCGCCATAGCATTAAAATGGAAACCGGCGAAGACATTCCCGGCGGCTTATTCACCAAAGGCGGTCTGTCAATCGACTTTGACAGACATATTGTTACTGTAGACGGTACGGATGTCCATCTCACGCAGATTGAGTTCAAAATTGTTGT of the uncultured Caproiciproducens sp. genome contains:
- a CDS encoding DUF4118 domain-containing protein, coding for MVHAPAISSACVLKDALKSMLVLSAATYVSFLIVKLSGSYDHLAVIYVLAVVLVSRVTAGYLWGILAAIAGVIGTNYYFTFPYHAFNFTISGYPITFISMLVVSIVTSALTAQTKEQAHLSAQREKRTENLYEFSKKLVSANGSDQIVNLTLEYLYRFTHESVIFYIVDPLTAQGIIKSTCVRHQNLLISEEEKFAAHRAFTDNIKTGTENCLYLPLASQEKVLGVAGLVHENSEAPETGILTLFNLLLSQTALALERQRLTDKQQRLMMEAEKEAMRTNLLRAVSHDLRTPLTSILGASAAIAENKDQIDPVTHDKLIADIHEEAEWLIRIVENLLTVTRISRGPAALKKIPEAAEEVVAESLSRTRRRFPKAEIHVSVPSEFLMVPMDATLIEQVIINLLENAIRHAGKDVPIKLDVFVQGNRAVFRVSDKGRGIPENELAGLFTGISTSKDKSSDSSRGNGIGLGICMSIVKAHGGEMNAVNLKDGGAAFTFMLPLEGAELND
- a CDS encoding response regulator transcription factor, whose protein sequence is MTNKASVLIVEDEAAISNFIATILTANDYRILKTETGASAISMISSHCPDVILLDLGLPDMDGLAVLKVVRSWSCIPIIVVSARGNEKEKVEALDLGADDYITKPFGTSELLARIRTAIRHSIKMETGEDIPGGLFTKGGLSIDFDRHIVTVDGTDVHLTQIEFKIVVLLSKHAGSVLTYAFMINQIWGHFAQSDRQILRVNMANIRRKLEQNTAEPKYILTEVGVGYRMSDEP
- a CDS encoding SDR family oxidoreductase; amino-acid sequence: MKALITGASSGIGRDMANILSEKGCDLILVARRKDRLEQVQKNLKTETKIICADLSIESACIALYEQVKDENIDILINNAGFGVFGAFDKTDLQKELRMIDTNIRAVHILTKLFLKDFKAKNSGYILNVASSAAFQPGPLLSSYYASKAYVLRLTEAISEELRRSGSAVQICALCPGPVHTEFDAVADVRFSVKGLESRYVAEYAIRKMFEKKLVIVPGTLMKLTRFFGKFLTEKQMLRISYHMQKRKSGEQ
- a CDS encoding Cof-type HAD-IIB family hydrolase; translated protein: MNIKLIALDMDGTALKSDKTMSPKTVKTLRAAAAKGIWIVPSTGRMRQMIPQPMLDVGSIRYAITSNGASVVDLEEDRILYSNQMTEDQTNQIIDFLMPYHVLVEAYSQGNSYVDKEHSGLLPTFRDYPKILMDLILKYQIFVENLPQYLKSNHMCLEKINIPFMEPDVHDELVKRLGEMKEFSITSSFNNNIEINSVSTSKGDALSHLCELLGISAGEVMAFGDERNDLQMLEFAGCGVAMANGHESVKQIADYVTRPNDEDGIAYALKKFLDIR